The following coding sequences lie in one Candidatus Nitrospira allomarina genomic window:
- a CDS encoding MlaE family lipid ABC transporter permease subunit produces the protein MDDSIIRCEGSWIIPHLTMLNTVLTDIQWPLVRDLVWDVVNIRAMDTGGAIVLYRTIMELRAKGYQVSLKGLRPEFEELVQLIASHWDRVHPALPGKEPKQETFQWWVSRHTGLMVKALAFVGEATVHIFRSLRRPSLIRWRALFHSLDRDGYHALPITGLLAFLMGVVIAYQGAEQLRQFGANIFVVDLVGISLFREISPLIVAILIAGRSGSAYAAQIGTMKVTEELDAVRTLGLSPMQLLVLPRVFALVLAVPLLTVYADILGVIGGALVASSQLNVSGVEFVGRFEESVALRHFFIGIGKAPCFAVIIAMVGCYQGFQIRGNVDDVGKRTTIGVVQSIFLVIVFDAVCSIVFSWWNI, from the coding sequence ATGGATGATTCCATCATTCGTTGTGAAGGATCATGGATCATACCGCATCTCACAATGCTGAATACGGTACTGACGGACATCCAGTGGCCACTGGTGAGAGATCTGGTTTGGGATGTGGTGAATATTCGGGCCATGGATACGGGTGGGGCGATTGTGCTCTATCGGACGATTATGGAGCTTCGTGCCAAAGGATATCAAGTCTCGCTTAAAGGCCTCCGTCCCGAGTTTGAGGAACTGGTGCAATTAATCGCAAGCCATTGGGATCGAGTCCATCCTGCATTGCCTGGGAAAGAGCCTAAGCAGGAAACCTTCCAATGGTGGGTGTCCCGGCATACCGGTCTTATGGTGAAAGCTCTCGCGTTTGTCGGAGAAGCGACAGTTCATATCTTCCGTTCACTCCGTCGACCTTCATTAATCCGGTGGAGGGCGTTGTTTCACAGCCTGGACCGGGATGGATATCATGCGTTGCCGATAACCGGATTACTCGCCTTTCTCATGGGAGTGGTGATTGCGTATCAGGGTGCCGAACAATTGCGTCAGTTTGGAGCCAATATTTTTGTGGTGGATCTCGTCGGCATCTCATTGTTTCGTGAAATTTCTCCCTTGATCGTGGCTATTCTGATTGCCGGGCGTTCGGGATCAGCCTATGCCGCTCAGATTGGAACAATGAAGGTGACGGAAGAGTTGGATGCCGTCAGGACCCTGGGACTTTCGCCCATGCAATTGCTGGTACTTCCGCGGGTCTTTGCGCTTGTCCTCGCGGTTCCCCTTTTGACGGTGTATGCGGATATTCTGGGAGTCATTGGAGGGGCATTGGTTGCCTCCAGTCAGCTGAATGTCAGCGGAGTGGAGTTTGTAGGTCGATTCGAAGAGTCCGTAGCGCTCCGGCACTTTTTCATCGGGATTGGGAAAGCCCCGTGTTTTGCCGTTATCATTGCCATGGTCGGCTGTTATCAGGGGTTTCAGATCCGGGGTAATGTCGATGATGTGGGAAAGAGAACCACGATTGGCGTGGTCCAAAGTATTTTTCTGGTTATCGTGTTCGATGCGGTATGCAGCATTGTCTTTAGTTGGTGGAATATTTAA
- a CDS encoding MlaD family protein: protein MMEPRGNYVIVGVFVFVLGAIAVGMVLWLGKSDYRGVYDQYHAYMRQSVSGLSVDSTVKYRGVNVGRVKEIALNPDNAEEVRLTLDILRGTPIKTDTVATLETQGLTGLATMNLEGGSREAPRLEPEPGQEYPVIQTKPSLFFRLDMAISRLLSEQGLSKLLSSLHGLSENTAAFMNEENRVKMEGILNDLARVSHTLSRQQEAIVLGIDRATEAAENLAILTSTVNQDMPRLVARIHQSVTAVKTVAEELARTGKTVESIVEETQPEIQQFTRQTLGETGLLVIELRQLTNTLQRVAHQIEQEPDSLIYGRPSQPRGPGE from the coding sequence ATGATGGAGCCGCGAGGGAATTACGTCATTGTCGGAGTGTTCGTCTTTGTGCTGGGTGCGATTGCGGTGGGAATGGTGTTGTGGTTGGGGAAATCAGATTACCGCGGTGTGTACGACCAGTACCATGCCTACATGCGTCAATCCGTATCCGGGTTAAGCGTCGACTCGACGGTAAAGTATCGTGGGGTGAATGTGGGGCGTGTGAAGGAGATTGCGTTGAATCCGGATAATGCCGAGGAGGTGCGTTTGACGCTTGATATTCTTCGGGGCACGCCTATCAAGACCGATACGGTGGCGACGTTGGAAACGCAAGGATTAACCGGATTGGCGACGATGAATTTGGAAGGAGGAAGCCGCGAGGCTCCGAGATTGGAACCCGAGCCGGGTCAAGAATATCCGGTCATTCAGACGAAACCCTCGCTCTTCTTTCGTTTGGATATGGCCATTTCGCGTCTCCTCTCAGAGCAGGGGCTTTCCAAGCTTTTGAGTAGCCTGCATGGGTTGAGTGAAAACACTGCGGCTTTCATGAATGAGGAAAACCGGGTAAAGATGGAAGGCATTCTGAATGATCTTGCCAGGGTGTCTCACACATTGAGTAGGCAACAGGAAGCCATCGTCCTGGGCATTGACCGGGCGACTGAAGCTGCCGAAAATCTGGCCATCCTGACCTCCACGGTGAACCAGGACATGCCAAGGCTGGTCGCGCGAATTCACCAGAGTGTGACAGCGGTCAAGACGGTGGCGGAAGAATTGGCCCGAACCGGTAAAACAGTGGAATCCATCGTTGAGGAAACCCAGCCGGAGATTCAGCAATTCACGCGTCAAACATTGGGTGAAACCGGGCTATTAGTCATCGAACTCCGGCAGCTGACAAATACGTTGCAACGAGTGGCTCATCAAATCGAGCAGGAACCGGATTCACTGATTTATGGTCGACCCTCTCAACCCAGAGGACCCGGTGAGTAA
- a CDS encoding sensor histidine kinase, which produces MLAKHEHDLLYGQQIKQLYALAPVGIIASLVNGSILTVIQWNVISHGLLLTWFASLVLLNGVWALLWYQFSHASRHPQDSHRWGRSFLGGTLASGILWGATGVVLFPESSIPHQIFLAFVLGGMIAGATAVYAALQGAFLAYALPTITPLLVRFLVLGDKQHMAMGGMCLLFVTMMFVTLRRNHTVTLASMTLNLELGKANQSLQSEIRQREQAEVALRESREQLHSIVQSTDEGIISLNSQGKVMLWNTGAEALFGFSMEEMRGQTLECIIPERFRLAHQQGILRASRAGRKTVEGEMFELMGLRRDGSEFPLELSLGYWHKHGEIFFTGIVRDITARKEAGRALQHRERELEQSQEELRALGAQLISAQEDERRRLSRELHDDMNQRLAMVSLEIDSIQRSLPESDPMQKPLQHLNDQVSALSDSVLHLAYQLHPSILDDLGLVVALQSSIKEFSQWENIAVMFQHRDVPQLLPQDIASCVYRVTQECLRNVAKHAQASQVSVEVRGVEGGLQLVITDNGIGFIPESGLRGTRGLGLIGMKERIRVVRGTFEVKASQGKGTTVTAWIPLSTTS; this is translated from the coding sequence GTGTTGGCTAAACACGAACACGATCTCTTGTATGGGCAGCAGATAAAGCAACTCTATGCCCTTGCACCGGTTGGGATTATTGCCTCTCTGGTTAATGGATCAATTCTGACTGTTATTCAATGGAACGTAATCTCACATGGACTGTTACTTACCTGGTTCGCCAGCTTGGTTCTGCTCAACGGGGTATGGGCCCTGCTCTGGTATCAATTTAGCCACGCATCTCGACATCCGCAGGACTCCCATCGCTGGGGGCGTAGTTTTCTAGGCGGGACCCTTGCCTCCGGCATTCTTTGGGGGGCAACCGGTGTCGTACTCTTTCCCGAAAGTTCTATTCCGCATCAGATTTTTTTGGCCTTTGTGTTAGGAGGCATGATTGCCGGTGCGACCGCTGTGTATGCGGCCTTACAAGGAGCTTTTCTGGCCTATGCTCTCCCGACCATTACCCCGCTTCTCGTTCGGTTCTTGGTCCTGGGTGATAAACAGCATATGGCCATGGGAGGTATGTGTCTCCTTTTTGTGACCATGATGTTTGTCACCTTACGACGCAACCATACTGTCACGTTGGCTTCAATGACCTTAAATCTTGAATTGGGAAAGGCCAATCAATCATTACAAAGCGAAATTCGTCAACGTGAACAGGCAGAGGTGGCTCTTCGGGAAAGCCGGGAACAGTTACATTCCATTGTGCAATCAACCGATGAGGGGATCATTTCATTGAATAGTCAGGGGAAGGTCATGCTGTGGAATACAGGAGCGGAAGCCTTGTTTGGCTTTTCGATGGAGGAGATGAGAGGTCAGACGTTAGAGTGCATTATTCCCGAACGGTTTCGTCTGGCTCATCAACAGGGGATCTTGCGGGCATCGCGGGCGGGGAGAAAGACCGTTGAGGGAGAAATGTTTGAGCTGATGGGACTTCGACGGGACGGCAGCGAATTCCCTCTTGAGCTGTCTTTAGGGTATTGGCACAAGCACGGAGAGATCTTTTTTACGGGTATTGTCCGGGATATCACGGCACGCAAGGAGGCAGGACGGGCCCTCCAGCATAGAGAGCGGGAACTCGAGCAGAGCCAGGAAGAGCTTCGGGCTCTTGGTGCACAGCTCATTTCCGCTCAGGAGGATGAGCGACGCCGTCTCTCTCGTGAATTGCACGATGATATGAATCAACGCTTAGCCATGGTCTCGCTCGAGATTGATTCTATTCAGAGGTCTCTGCCGGAGTCGGATCCGATGCAAAAGCCTCTTCAACACCTGAATGATCAAGTGTCTGCGCTTTCCGATAGCGTTCTGCATCTGGCCTATCAGCTTCATCCTTCGATTTTGGATGACCTGGGTTTAGTCGTGGCACTCCAGTCCTCAATTAAAGAATTTTCCCAATGGGAGAACATTGCGGTCATGTTTCAGCACCGTGATGTCCCTCAGCTCCTGCCTCAGGATATTGCGTCGTGTGTGTATCGGGTGACGCAGGAATGTTTACGAAATGTGGCGAAGCATGCGCAGGCGTCTCAAGTGTCTGTGGAGGTGAGAGGGGTAGAGGGTGGCCTCCAGCTCGTCATTACGGATAACGGTATAGGATTCATCCCTGAGTCCGGCTTGCGAGGCACTCGCGGGTTAGGGCTCATTGGAATGAAAGAACGAATTCGTGTGGTGCGAGGCACATTTGAGGTCAAAGCCTCACAGGGCAAAGGCACCACTGTTACTGCCTGGATTCCTCTCTCCACAACAAGTTAA
- a CDS encoding ABC-type transport auxiliary lipoprotein family protein, with product MKVMFLLAAICLSTALSACALSRGTDEPMRSYVLEIGEGGEERGTDRSRPSNLPSLLVSLPQPASGYESQRMAYEQVPYEIRYFATSQWVDSPARMLAPLIMNALEGSGEWGAVIQLPSGLRGDYRLDLSQVALVQEFTQQASRIRLSLRAQLTTVLAPRVIGTRSFEFYEAAPSEDAYGGVQAAQKVVGKLVVELQHWLQGCLHTGQPSN from the coding sequence ATGAAAGTCATGTTCCTACTGGCGGCAATATGTCTTTCGACCGCACTTTCCGCTTGTGCACTCTCTCGAGGGACGGATGAGCCGATGCGGTCGTATGTCCTGGAAATTGGGGAAGGTGGGGAAGAGCGGGGAACGGATAGATCCCGTCCATCGAATTTGCCGAGTCTGCTGGTTTCACTCCCTCAGCCTGCGTCGGGCTATGAATCGCAACGAATGGCCTATGAACAGGTTCCCTATGAAATTCGCTATTTTGCCACCAGCCAATGGGTGGATTCCCCCGCCCGAATGCTGGCCCCGTTAATCATGAATGCACTTGAAGGCAGTGGGGAATGGGGTGCGGTGATTCAACTGCCTTCCGGGCTTCGAGGGGACTATCGCTTGGACCTCTCCCAGGTGGCGTTGGTTCAGGAATTCACGCAACAGGCGAGTCGAATTCGCTTAAGCCTGCGGGCACAATTGACGACGGTGTTGGCACCTCGTGTCATCGGAACGCGGAGTTTTGAATTTTATGAAGCGGCACCCAGCGAAGATGCCTATGGTGGCGTGCAAGCTGCCCAAAAAGTTGTTGGGAAGTTGGTGGTTGAGCTACAGCACTGGTTGCAGGGGTGTCTGCACA
- a CDS encoding ABC transporter ATP-binding protein, whose product MASGTIHTSDPVIEVSHVCTRFGDAVVHEDVNLTIMPGEIFAIAGGNGSGKSTLLREIIGLHTPVEGAIRLFGHNVSGLGERGAHNVYRRLGVMFQQGGLFSSLTLAENVAVPLREHTDVSAELIRDIVAMKISTVELPRDSADKFPSELSGGMRRRAALARAIVMDPELLFLDEPTAGLDPIIAAGFDALVLQLKAVLGLTVVMVTHDLDSLWRIADRVAVLGNGTILGVGTMHELAKSSDPLIHEYFHGPRGRSAQSQYEVS is encoded by the coding sequence ATGGCTTCAGGCACTATTCATACTTCAGATCCTGTCATTGAAGTGAGCCACGTGTGTACCCGATTTGGTGACGCCGTTGTCCATGAGGACGTCAATTTAACGATTATGCCGGGAGAGATATTTGCCATCGCCGGTGGCAATGGTTCAGGGAAATCCACACTCCTCCGGGAAATCATTGGATTACATACACCGGTGGAGGGAGCGATTCGCCTCTTCGGACATAACGTGTCAGGGTTGGGAGAGCGGGGCGCTCACAATGTGTACCGTCGATTGGGGGTCATGTTTCAGCAGGGCGGTTTATTCAGTTCGCTGACGCTGGCCGAAAATGTGGCCGTGCCGCTAAGAGAGCACACCGATGTTTCAGCGGAATTGATCCGCGATATTGTGGCCATGAAAATATCCACGGTCGAATTGCCCAGGGACAGTGCCGATAAATTCCCCAGTGAATTAAGTGGGGGTATGCGGAGACGAGCGGCGTTGGCACGGGCGATTGTCATGGATCCGGAGCTCCTGTTTTTAGATGAACCCACTGCCGGTTTGGATCCCATCATTGCGGCGGGATTTGATGCCTTGGTCCTGCAACTGAAAGCGGTACTAGGATTAACGGTGGTTATGGTCACGCATGACCTTGATTCTCTCTGGCGCATCGCCGATCGGGTTGCCGTGCTCGGGAACGGCACCATCCTGGGGGTAGGCACGATGCACGAACTGGCGAAATCAAGCGACCCCCTCATTCATGAATATTTCCATGGTCCCCGGGGGAGGTCGGCCCAGAGTCAATATGAGGTTTCATGA